The genomic interval CTGCTACCTGTTCGAGACACGCCCGGATGAGCCTTTTCCGCCGCCGCCGGCGCAGCCAAAACCGGAGGATGTCCAATGGGAGGAGATTACCGGTGTGGATGGCCCATTGCGCGCCCGCTGGAAAGAAGACCTGTTCCGCTTTCGTGAATACCAGCCGTGGCCGGGCGTTTCATCCCGCATCAGTTCGGTACTGCATAAGACCGACCTGTATGCGACCATCTTTATCGAGGATGTCAGCAAGTGCGCTCCCTGGTTTATCATGCGCTTCGTCTTTTACATGGTAATTGGCGCTATGCTGGGCAATAATGGCTTCGAGGTCGTTCACGCGGGCGCGGTCGCCCTGGACGAGGATGGCATCCTGATCGTTGGATCGCCCGCCAGTGGCAAAAGCACACTGGTGCTCGGTTGTATGCAGCTTGGTATGCACCTGCTGGCCGATGATGTCCTCTTTCTGGGCAAAGACGATGGCATTGTCAAAGTCTATGCCTTTCCTGAAGACATCGGCATCCGCAAGGGTACCATCGAAATGCTGGGAAACTACGAGTTTATCCAGGCCATTTCTCACGATGAACGGCAGAAACGCTTCGTGGATGTGCAGCGTTTCTTTCAGGGTCAATATAAAGGTTCATGCCCTGTACGCTTGATCGTCTTTCTCAATAAGAAGCAGAGAGAGGAGCAGTTTCGTGCCGAACCGCTCTCGGCGGCGCAGGCCGTAAGCGTACTCATGCAGGAATTCATTTCGCACGAGCAGGCCAAAGAGGGCGAAGCAGACTTTATGTTCGACATCTTCAGCGATACAGCGGCCCAGGCTCCTGCCTATCGCCTCTTCCTCAGCCCAGATGTGCATGAGAATGCGCGGCAGGTGCGAGATTTATTAGAAAGACACATCGTGAATCGGTAATACATACCGGCGAGTGAGTCCCGTAGGGGCCGATTGATCGCGCCCACCGCCGATTGATCGGCCCGCGTGCATTCCCACCGTATTGCGGTCAAGTGCATCATCTGGCCCTTACCTCACGCACCGGTATGTTCAAGAATCCGCGTGACTCAACTGTTCCAGGTGAATGCGACGATTGGCAGTTTCGGCGATCTGTGGATCATGCGTTACCATAATCAACGTCTGGTTGCCTAGCCGCTGCTGCTCTCGCAATACCTCCAATACTTCCAGGCCTGTATTGGGGTCCAGGTTGCCGGTTGGTTCATCGGCCAGCAGCACGGTGGGACGATTGATCAGGGCGCGGGCGATGGCAACGCGCTGTTGCTCACCACCCGAGAGTCGGGCTGGTGGATGGCCCGTGCGGTCGGCCAATCCCACACTCTCCAACAATTCGCGGGCGCGCTGGCGCAGATCAAAGTCCAGTTTGCGCCGGTAGGGCAGCAAGGGCGCCATCACATTCTCCAGGGCGGTCAGGTTGGGCAAGAGATAAAAGAGCTGGAAGACGAAGCCGATCTTCTGGCGCCGGAAATCGGACGCGGCAGGCCCCTGTAATTTGTGGACGGCAATACCATCGAGCCAGATTTCCCCTGAGTCAGGACTATCCAGCGCACCCAGCAGTGCCAGCAGCGTCGTTTTGCCCGAACCTGACGGCCCGGTAATAGCCACGAACTCGCCACGCTGCACCTGCAAATTCACATCGCGCAATATCGTGAGCTTGCCGTTGGGCAAGGCATAGGATTTGGTCAATTTTTCAACCGTCAGCACCGGTTCAGGTTGTTCTGCCTGTTCCTCATGTGCTATATCTTGTTCCATTGAAGAAAATCTCCTCTACATAACAGAATACATTCTCGTTAATTAACGACGCAGAAATCGTGATTGTATTGCAGAGAGATCTTCATGATACACAAAAATTGTATCTGCACTGCATTTGTGCCTTGTTGTCGTGAAAGCGGGCAAAGAATAGCATAGAGCTACTCCGCCCGCATGATTTCCACCAATTGCACGCGCGTGATTAACCGCAGCGCGGGAATAGCCGCCAGGCTCGCAATCAGTGCCATCAACAGGATCGTGCCGAGGCCAACCAGAAGCAAGCTGCCCAGACTATGTATACCATGCTGCGATAGGAGCAGAGCCGCCCCTGCTATAGTGCCAGGAATAGTTCCTAGAAGCGCCAGCATCAGTCCTTCCTGTACAAACAGGCGCTGTACGTGGATGATACGCCAGCCGGTCGCCAGCAACAGGCCAATCTCGCGATAGCGTTCACGCAAGTGCAGCAACAAAAGGTCAGAGACGCTGAGAAACGTCAACACCAGCGCGAACAGAGCGCCGGCCAGTTGGGGGACAGCCGTTTGCAGCAAAATATAGCCGCCCAGCAAGGTTCCCTGTAATGACTGCTGGAATGCCAGCAAGCTATCAAACATCACGACAAGCAATGCTGCCGAAAGAAAAAGGCTGATCCATGTTACCAGCGAGCGAGCGCGCATGCGCTTCAGATTGAGCAATGCCATCGCTGTCAGGCTGGCAAGAGCTGCCGAACGCCGTGTTGTAGCATCATCCGTTCGTCCTTCAGCAGTCGTGCCAGCCCGTAGCAATTCAGCAGGCCGCATGTGCCAGATGCGCCAGAGAGGAGCAAGTGAGCTGAGCAGGGCCAGGCATAGCACGACTGGTAGCGTCAGGGCCACAATTGGCCAGGGTGGATCGGCGCCGATGAGATGTATAATGAGTAGTGCTATGCCCATACCCCCCACCCCTCCACCTATCGCCAGGAGCAAGGCCTGGGTCAGAAAGAGCCGGGCGGGCTGCCAGGGACGCCAGCCCAACGCGCTGAGAATAGCCAGGTCGCGTCGCTGCGTTGTCAATAGCGAGGACAGGGTGACGATGAGATAGCCCAGGCAGACGACCAGCAGGGCGCTCAGCAGCACCAGCTGCATCTGGCCAATCTGTCCCAGGTAGACGAGCGAGACTCCCAGGGCAATCCAGCGTTCCTCCACCCAGCCGAGCGGAGCGATAGTGCGCGTGGAGCCATCCTGGCCTGGATGCAGACCGGGTACATAGACCAGGGTGGGAGCTGGAGACGATCCTAGCGTGACCAGCGCCCACAAGCCGGTACGCTGCTCAATCAGTTGCGCTACTCGCTCGACGCGCTTCCAACTGGCATCATTGGGAGCCGTTACGCCGGAGACGCGCACCCGGATGACACTGATCAGGTGATCGTTGCCGGTCAGTTGGGTAGCCGCGCGCAGAGTCGTAAGGGTCAGCGGCGGCTGGATCAGCATGCCTGCCGGGTTGGTAGTAGGTAGCAGTGTGGTAGGAGTGACAGGATGGCCCAGCGCGTCATAGCGCAGCACCACTGGAGGGGACGTATAGGTAGTTTCTGGGAGCCAGTTGAGCTGGTTGCTGAACTGGGAATTGATCGCATCAGCATTGAATTCGCCTACTGGATTAGCCAGTCCTCCCAATACAGGCGGTTCACCGGGCTGGGGATGACTATTCACAAGGGGCTGGAGCGAACGAAAAAAAACCTCGGGTCCCTGCTGATCATCAGGATTTCCCGGGTAGCCTGGGTCAAATGGCAAGGCGCTGAGAGCGGCTTTGGCACTTTGTGTGCTGCTCGGTACCAGTGCATAGGCCGGTTTGCCATTGGGACCGGTGACCTGCTGGTAGGTGAGCCCCGATGGCGTATAAAGAAGCGTTACGGCGGTGCCGCTGCCACTTACCCTCTCATTCCCATACTTGATGGGCTGCCAGGACCGGCCATTCCAGATGAGTTTGGCATCAGAGAAGCGTTGTGGATCATTCTCCACAATGGGAACATTCTGGCTAAAGAGGGCTTGTTGGCCGGGCAACCGCGCAAGGTAGGAAAATCCGCCCGCTTGCAGCACCTGTGTAGGGGAAAGCTGGCGCGCGGTCACCTGGCTAAAGGTTGCATGTAAGGTAATCTGCCCGGTAGCCAGATTCTGATGAAACAGCAGCGGTATTTCGTCTGCCGCACCGGCAATAGGAAGAATGACATGCTTAAGTCCTTCTTGTGGTTGCAACATGCGGCCACTGACAATGTTGCGGTCCAGATGCACCAGTTGATCCTCTGCCATCGGGTCGATTGCGGCCATGAGAAAGGTACCCGTATCAATGGATGGGAATTGGAAAGCACTCGGTTTACTACCAATATCTGGCCCGCATCCTCCCAGCAGCACATGTTGTTGCAGCAGGTCTGGCAGCGCAGGATCACCCGCAACGTTACAAGAAGAAGCCATATCAAAGATGTAGCTGACCTGCCGTTCGACGATCTGGCGTTGCCCATTGAAGGCGGACAGCGTCCAATCAATGCGGTAGTAACCAGGAGGCAGAGGAATGGATGTGAACTGGAGTCTTGGCGGGGGAAGCTGCGCGTAGCCGATGAAAGCAATGGGGGCCGCGACCTCGACGCCTGGAATGGCTTGAACCTGGGCATATTGTTGCAAACTGATGCCGCCATCGTAGCCTTCCAATGTATCAGCAGGAATGCTGGATCCCTGTGGTGAGTGGGCTGTAGGGGGTAATACGACCAGGTCATAAGTGGGTTGCCAGTTCTGGTTAATGATCTGATTGGCATGCAGGGCCGTGGTCTGGGTGGTGGCGCTGAGCAGGATGAGGGCGCAAGCAGCCAGCAAGAATCCACTGCTGGCCAGCAGGCTCTGGCTGCGCCTGCGACTTAGTGAAAAAAATACGTGCTGCCACATAGGTGGGTCCTTTCAAGGATGCTTCCTAAAAAATTATAGCTCAATTATTCTACCCCAATATGGCTGTGACAGAGAAAGTGATTATGAGAGTGCAATTTACCACTGGATACAAAGTACGATGGCTGGGTAGCATAGTGTTATCCAGCCATCGTACTTTTTCTCTGTTCTACGTTTCGTTTGTTGGGAAAAAAAGTATACAAGAGGATCCCTTAATGAGCGCATTGATCCGCTGGCAGGACTCGCTCTAGAGGATCGCGCAGCTTCCAATCATACTCAGCAATAGTTACATTGATATGTAGTACAAGCATACATGATGCTGTATTTACATGGTGGTGCGCCATAGTATTGCTTGTAGGTTACCAGATAGACATAGCCCTGGTGATATGGATCAGGACAATCAGTAGGGTCGTATGTACATGATATTTGGGAACAGCCTGTGCAGCCTGTGTTGGGCTTTGCAGCCCTCGCCAATTCGGGATTTAGTATGCCCAGACCTGCTACAGCGGTGCCTGCCGCTATCTGGCCTAACCACTTTAGTAGACTGCGGCGTGAACGCGGCAATTCGATATGATGTAATGGGTTTGCCATAGGTTGTTACCTCTTCTTTCTTTGTGATAAGACAAAACGGTGACAGCTACAGAATTTTGGTTGATCGTGATGCGAGTAAAGGAACATGAGCTTCAGCTAACAATTGGTTGAGATGTTCTCGCTCGTTCATTACCCCTTTGGTACGAATCACACCGGTCTCATCAAGAATGTAGGCAAATGGGACACTCTTCACAAGATAGACCTCGTTTGCCAGATTTTCTTGAGGCGTCAGTATAGGTGTGGCAGCCTGGTGTTCGGCAGCATATGTCTGATTTAGCTGGCAATCAGGCGCCCCAATGATAAGTACAGCTATGTCTGGCCGCTCCTCCTTAAACCTATTGAGGGTGCCGATTACATGTTGGCAAGCACTGCACCCAGGAGATATAAATGCCAGGACTCGCCATCTACTGTGGAAGTCCGTCAATTGCCTGGTAGCTCCGTCAAGATCACTCGCGATAAAATCTGGTGCCATTGTGCCAATAGGAAGGCCATGATGGGCAAATGTCTGAGAGATACCAGGCATTGCCAGACCTCCTTGTTGCCGTATCTGGCCTATAGCACGTAATAACAGGATCAGCAGCACCGTTTCAAAGATCACCAGTACCCATAGTGCAATGATACTTACCATCCAGATTGTCGGAATAGCGCACCTCCCTGGCTCTAGCTCTTGGCCATCTACTAAATTCTCCTAAAACAAGTATAACTACTGGACGCATCAATTGCTATTGTTTCACGTTGCAATTTCGTTGCAATTATTATGCGGCATATGTGCGAAAATCGGAGTTCTATTTATTTCTCAGCTATATGTAGGTTGTACATATTCTTAAGTATCCCCTCTTTAGTCTCTTGGCTCGCTTGTAGAGTTGGTGGACAAGGGTCTATATGTCGAGTATAAGAATAGAGCTATGCTGCTCGCAAGGCCTCACTCACCGGTACGCGCTTGACGCTTCGCAAGGCCGGAAGCGTTGCCAGGGCGGCTACCAACATGAGGACAAGAATAACACTGCCTGCAAATAATGGAGTTGGCACCGTTTTCTGAGATTGGTGCTGAACTGCCAACACCCATAGGGAGATCAGCACACCCGGTATAGCACCTAGTAGAGCCAGAATTATCCCTTCTTGTACAAAGAGACGCTGCACGAGCCCTGAACGCCAACCAATTGCCAGTAGCAAACCGATCTCTAGTCGTCTTTCTCGCACCTGTAACAACAGCAAGTCTGCTACACTCAAGAAAGTAAGCACGAGGGCAAACAGCGCACTCGTCAGTTGGGGTACTGCTGTTTGCAGTAGCACATAATCTCCTAAGAGCGTACCTTGTAATGCCTCTCGTAGCGCAAGCAGACCTGCCAGCATCACGATCAGCAGGGCTGCCGAGCAGCCAAGGCAGAGCAGGGCAATAAGCGTGCGCAAACGCGAGCGACTCAGGTTGCGCATCGCCAGGCCCATAATGGTCGGGAAAAGCCAGATCAGTCTGGCCGTGAGTAGCCTCGTATCATGTATCGTAATACTTGTCCCGGTACGCAGTACCTCAGCAGGTCGCATGTGCCAGAGTTGCCATAATGGATAGAGTATACCCATCAATGCCAGACTAAGTACTACTGGTAAAGCCCAAGCAATAATAATCCAGGGAGGACTGGCTCCGATCAGAACTACTATCAACAATGCCAATCCCATGCCGAGGATACCTCCAGTAGCAGCTAGAGTAAAAGCCTGTGCCAGAAAAAGAAAAATGGGTTGCCAGGGAGGCCAGCCCAGTGCAGTGAGGATAGTAAGCTCACGACGTTGGAATGTAAAAAGAGCGCTGAGGGTGATTACCTGGTAAGCAAGACATACAAGCAAAATTGTAGTCAGCAGGAGCAAGTGTGTCTCATCCAATTGTTGCAGATAAACAATGTCTGCTCCAATATCGATCCATCGTTCCTCTATCCAACCTACCGGAGCAATAGTTTGTGTAGCTCCGAACTGCCCCTGACGCACACCTGGAATATAAACAAGTACAGGCTTCGGAGTGGAACCGAGCGTTACTAATACATGTAGGCCTGTACGCTGCTCAATGAGCTGAGCCACTTGCTGGATACGTTTCCAGCTATCGGGATTGGCAGTGTTTATGCCCGAGACCCGTACTCGTATGGCGCTAATACAATCTTCGCCTTTCAGTTCTCTTGCTACTGCTAGAGTGGTTATTGCCAGGGGAGGTTGCAGCACAAAACCAGCAGGGTTGGTAGTAGGTAACAGTGATGTAGGGGGGACAGGATGTCCCTGTGCATCGTAGCGCAGGGTTACTAGAGGGGAAGTATAGGTATTCTCGGGTAGCCAATTGAGCGGATTGCTAAACTGAGCAGCTATATTGTTGCCGGAAAAGCTACCAATAGGGTCAAAACTGTAGAAAGCTTTGACTCCCTGTTCCTGAACGAGTGATAAAGGATTCAATGTACGGAAAGCTGCTTCAGGCCCTTGTATCCCGTGAGGTATAGCCTCGTAGGCCACGCCGGCATTACCTGCAGGCGGCGTAGCAGGTTGATATGTCAGACCTGAAGGACTGGAAGAAAAATTCAAGGCTACATCAGGAGAATTTGCCGGATCGCTACTTTGCCAGGAGTGCCCATCCCAGACAAGTGTCGAGAAAGAGAAACGCTGTGGATCATTCTGTACAAGTGGCACATTTCCTTGATAAAGTACCTGTTGTGCGGGAAGATGTGAAAGGTAACGGCTTCCCCCTTTTGCCAGCACTGTTTGAGGTGATAGTGTGTCTGATGCAACGTGGGTGAAAATGGCATGTAATGTGATTTGGCCTGGCATTTGCTGGTCAAGCAGCATCGGAACCTCGTAAACTGGTACCGGTTTTCCGCCAAGCCGAATTGATGGTAAACGCGGATCAACCTGTAAGGAGTCCTTCTCTGTAAGCATGCGTCCGCTAACGATGCCTTTATCGAGATTTACCAGCTGATTTTCTTCTGTCGGATCGATAGCAGCCAGGAGGAATGTTCCGGTATCAAGTGAGAGGAAAGCAGCAGTGCCGCACTGGAATTCAATACCATTTTGAATGAGCGCCTGTTGTACATCTCCGGGTGGTACAGAGGCACAGTTAGCCTCCAGGTCAGCGAGGGTCGTTT from Ktedonobacteraceae bacterium carries:
- a CDS encoding ABC transporter ATP-binding protein, translated to MEQDIAHEEQAEQPEPVLTVEKLTKSYALPNGKLTILRDVNLQVQRGEFVAITGPSGSGKTTLLALLGALDSPDSGEIWLDGIAVHKLQGPAASDFRRQKIGFVFQLFYLLPNLTALENVMAPLLPYRRKLDFDLRQRARELLESVGLADRTGHPPARLSGGEQQRVAIARALINRPTVLLADEPTGNLDPNTGLEVLEVLREQQRLGNQTLIMVTHDPQIAETANRRIHLEQLSHADS
- a CDS encoding redoxin domain-containing protein → MPGISQTFAHHGLPIGTMAPDFIASDLDGATRQLTDFHSRWRVLAFISPGCSACQHVIGTLNRFKEERPDIAVLIIGAPDCQLNQTYAAEHQAATPILTPQENLANEVYLVKSVPFAYILDETGVIRTKGVMNEREHLNQLLAEAHVPLLASRSTKIL
- a CDS encoding FtsX-like permease family protein; translation: MWLLMVLTLKRQAGRSMLAGSGFLLAACSLILLSASTQTTVIRASQIINQNWRPTYDLVVLPPQAKVPANKIIPADLLEGYDGGISLQQYMQIKNLPGVTVAAPIAFIGYAKLPVPLIQFTPTLPTSGYYRIDWTLLAFNGQRQIIEDHKTTLADLEANCASVPPGDVQQALIQNGIEFQCGTAAFLSLDTGTFLLAAIDPTEENQLVNLDKGIVSGRMLTEKDSLQVDPRLPSIRLGGKPVPVYEVPMLLDQQMPGQITLHAIFTHVASDTLSPQTVLAKGGSRYLSHLPAQQVLYQGNVPLVQNDPQRFSFSTLVWDGHSWQSSDPANSPDVALNFSSSPSGLTYQPATPPAGNAGVAYEAIPHGIQGPEAAFRTLNPLSLVQEQGVKAFYSFDPIGSFSGNNIAAQFSNPLNWLPENTYTSPLVTLRYDAQGHPVPPTSLLPTTNPAGFVLQPPLAITTLAVARELKGEDCISAIRVRVSGINTANPDSWKRIQQVAQLIEQRTGLHVLVTLGSTPKPVLVYIPGVRQGQFGATQTIAPVGWIEERWIDIGADIVYLQQLDETHLLLLTTILLVCLAYQVITLSALFTFQRRELTILTALGWPPWQPIFLFLAQAFTLAATGGILGMGLALLIVVLIGASPPWIIIAWALPVVLSLALMGILYPLWQLWHMRPAEVLRTGTSITIHDTRLLTARLIWLFPTIMGLAMRNLSRSRLRTLIALLCLGCSAALLIVMLAGLLALREALQGTLLGDYVLLQTAVPQLTSALFALVLTFLSVADLLLLQVRERRLEIGLLLAIGWRSGLVQRLFVQEGIILALLGAIPGVLISLWVLAVQHQSQKTVPTPLFAGSVILVLMLVAALATLPALRSVKRVPVSEALRAA
- a CDS encoding ABC transporter permease, with amino-acid sequence MWQHVFFSLSRRRSQSLLASSGFLLAACALILLSATTQTTALHANQIINQNWQPTYDLVVLPPTAHSPQGSSIPADTLEGYDGGISLQQYAQVQAIPGVEVAAPIAFIGYAQLPPPRLQFTSIPLPPGYYRIDWTLSAFNGQRQIVERQVSYIFDMASSCNVAGDPALPDLLQQHVLLGGCGPDIGSKPSAFQFPSIDTGTFLMAAIDPMAEDQLVHLDRNIVSGRMLQPQEGLKHVILPIAGAADEIPLLFHQNLATGQITLHATFSQVTARQLSPTQVLQAGGFSYLARLPGQQALFSQNVPIVENDPQRFSDAKLIWNGRSWQPIKYGNERVSGSGTAVTLLYTPSGLTYQQVTGPNGKPAYALVPSSTQSAKAALSALPFDPGYPGNPDDQQGPEVFFRSLQPLVNSHPQPGEPPVLGGLANPVGEFNADAINSQFSNQLNWLPETTYTSPPVVLRYDALGHPVTPTTLLPTTNPAGMLIQPPLTLTTLRAATQLTGNDHLISVIRVRVSGVTAPNDASWKRVERVAQLIEQRTGLWALVTLGSSPAPTLVYVPGLHPGQDGSTRTIAPLGWVEERWIALGVSLVYLGQIGQMQLVLLSALLVVCLGYLIVTLSSLLTTQRRDLAILSALGWRPWQPARLFLTQALLLAIGGGVGGMGIALLIIHLIGADPPWPIVALTLPVVLCLALLSSLAPLWRIWHMRPAELLRAGTTAEGRTDDATTRRSAALASLTAMALLNLKRMRARSLVTWISLFLSAALLVVMFDSLLAFQQSLQGTLLGGYILLQTAVPQLAGALFALVLTFLSVSDLLLLHLRERYREIGLLLATGWRIIHVQRLFVQEGLMLALLGTIPGTIAGAALLLSQHGIHSLGSLLLVGLGTILLMALIASLAAIPALRLITRVQLVEIMRAE